The following are from one region of the Leishmania major strain Friedlin complete genome, chromosome 22 genome:
- a CDS encoding i/6 autoantigen-like protein produces the protein MLISTRDAFEKRHITRSDGVEVLPREMITVAALEAGYCLASPTVGEAVGKTTYPGQMTAYEFAELCEDNRSSFMSAEDMAKCVVVVAPAHVITRRSLEEIMAKGSSKNDALSDEEVDALFSILDAENKGAITDKDFMRALYGNLGLRCLSARRKLDAFEAKRRQQEALDRARAEEERMKEEGKAAAQKGGPTALSKEKKKKAAACC, from the coding sequence ATGCTGATCTCTACGAGGGATGCTTTCGAGAAGCGCCACATCACCCGCAGCGATGGCGTAGAGGTGTTGCCTCGTGAAATGATCACAGTGGCCGCTCTCGAGGCTGGCTACTGCCTGGCGTCACCCACGGTTGGCGAGGCGGTGGGCAAGACCACGTATCCTGGCCAGATGACTGCCTACGAATTCGCCGAGCTCTGCGAAGATAACAGGTCATCGTTCATGTCGGCTGAGGACATGGCGAAATGTGTTGTTGTGGTGGCCCCGGCGCATGTTATCACACGCAGGTCGCTGGAAGAAATCATGGCCAAGGGCAGCTCCAAGAACGATGCCCTGtccgacgaggaggtggacgcTCTCTTTAGCATCCTAGACGCTGAAAACAAGGGTGCTATCACTGACAAAGACTTCATGCGTGCTCTTTACGGTAACCTGGGTCTGCGCTGCCTTTCAGCGCGCCGCAAGCTGGACGCATTCGAGGCTAAGCGTCGCCAGCAGGAGGCCCTCGACCGGGcgagagcggaggaggagaggatgaaggaggagggaaaggcCGCTGCACAAAAGGGCGGCCCCACAGCCCTGTcgaaggaaaagaagaagaaggcTGCTGCATGCTGCTAA
- the CYP6 gene encoding putative cyclophilin 6, whose protein sequence is MWRLSRVALQSNRAALYMPYTPVATNPVVYFDITAEGDALGRVSVELFRDVVPRTSENFRSLCTGERGYGQCLLYYKGTPFHRIIPGFVMQGGDILTKDGRSNVSVFGYPFPDESFEGKAGKHLPGTVGMAHSGPNQNGSQFFFNLGRNEQLDRKFVVVGQVLGGWEIVNQVVKLCGSRCGTPVSRAWISDCGQSGGYMAEETQEALQGERAQHVIPGKEVLDLIQPRY, encoded by the coding sequence ATGTGGCGCCTCTCGCGTGTGGCGCTCCAGTCGAATCGCGCGGCGCTCTACATGCCGTACACCCCCGTAGCGACTAACCCGGTGGTCTATTTTGACATCACCGCCGAAGGCGACGCCCTGGGGCGCGTGTCGGTGGAGCTGTTTAGGGACGTTGTGCCGAGAACAAGCGAGAACTTCCGCTCGCTGTGCACTGGCGAGCGCGGATATGGTCAGTGCTTGTTGTACTACAAGGGAACCCCGTTTCATCGCATTATTCCAGGGTTTGTCATGCAAGGCGGCGACATTCTCACTAAGGACGGCCGCAGCAACGTTAGCGTCTTTGGATATCCGTTTCCGGATGAGTCTTTTGAGGGAAAGGCCGGGAAGCACTTGCCCGGCACTGTCGGCATGGCGCACAGTGGGCCGAACCAAAATGGATCCCAGTTTTTCTTCAATCTGGGGCGCAATGAGCAGCTCGATCGTAAGTTTGTCGTTGTAGGGCAGGTGTTGGGGGGCTGGGAGATCGTCAACCAGGTAGTGAAACTGTGCGGCTCGCGCTGTGGGACTCCCGTGAGTCGTGCCTGGATCTCTGACTGCGGTCAGAGTGGTGGCTACATGGCAGAAGAGACGCAGGAGGCCCTACAGGGCGAGCGCGCTCAGCATGTGATCCCAGGCAAGGAAGTTCTCGACTTAATTCAACCGCGGTACTAA